TCGACAGCTATTTTTATATCAGCAGTTAACAGAAAAAAAGGGTTTCCTTAAATTTTTAGTCGCCATGAGATAACTTCCGCTTCGTACCAATAGCGAACGTGGGTAATTAGCGTCAGAGCTTAATAATTGGTTAAGACGAAGTGAGATATTGGCTTAAAGAATTAATGTATAAAGCTATGCAATGAAAAAATGATGAGTAACATCCCTCCAGCAATGTTTATATATTTTTTCAGCAACAGTGGATTGATTTTTTTTGTTGAGAAGACCAGTGCATGACTGAGGATAATAAGCCATAAACCCATTATCGCTATATGGACAGAAGCTAAGGTCAAGTAATTTTCCACCCCTCCAAACTTTCCCGCAAAATGAGAAACCACCGTCAAATAAAAAATAATTGCTTTGGGATTTAAAACATTAGCTAACCAGGCTTCCCTTATCGTAACTGAATACATTTTTTTTGACTGATGGTGCTGTGCATTAAAACCACTCAAGATGAGCATACATCCCAACCAAAGGAGATATAAGGTTCCTGCAATTTTAAGCACACTATAAATTGCTGGCGATGACACAATAACTGCGGTTATACCTAATCCGATAAGAAGCGCATGGGTGTAGATACCTAATGCTGTACCGACGAGGGTTTTGTAAAGACCTTTGCGCCCACCTGCCAGAGCGCTACCCATAACGAGTGTGAAGCTTGCGCCCGGAGAAAGTGCAACAGGTAGTAGTGCTGGCATAAAG
The nucleotide sequence above comes from Pantoea nemavictus. Encoded proteins:
- a CDS encoding LysE family translocator, translated to MDINLLGFMPALLPVALSPGASFTLVMGSALAGGRKGLYKTLVGTALGIYTHALLIGLGITAVIVSSPAIYSVLKIAGTLYLLWLGCMLILSGFNAQHHQSKKMYSVTIREAWLANVLNPKAIIFYLTVVSHFAGKFGGVENYLTLASVHIAIMGLWLIILSHALVFSTKKINPLLLKKYINIAGGMLLIIFSLHSFIH